The genomic segment CTTCACCGATCTACAGGCATTTATTGAGCAGGAAAAAGAACGTCAAATAAACGCAATTACCGCAACTGCTAGTTCTGTCGACGATGAAGACGTTTCCTATGACGAGCACAAGGAAATACGCGCCGAAGTTGCGAAGCAGAGACGTTCCAGAGAAAGCGGTATGTAGTGTTTATCGCTGCACTTGATACGTGTGTTCTTTACCCAAGTTTGCAGCGTGACCTGCTGTTATCGTTGGCTAGTGAGCGGCTATTCCGCCCGGTCTGGAGTGATATCACCCTTGAGGAGCTTCGCTACCATGTCCCCCGATGTCTGTTGAAGAATGCTGCGATATTTTAGTGCAGAGATATAAGTTGGATGACGCGGTTTCTCTTCTGCTGCAAGAACACAAGAAGCGCAGCAGGCATCCGCGGCCTTGATACCCACGCCCCCGCAGTTAAAGTGGTGTCCATGACCCCTTCCCAAACCTCTCTCCAAGACTCTCCCCGTGTTGCCCAGGTGATCGCTGCAGAACTGGCCCGACATGTGACTGATGTTGTGGTGTGCCCGGGGTCGCGGAATGCGCCGTTGTCGTTGGCACTGGCAGCCCGCCTGGATCTGCGTATCCACGTGCGTATTGATGAGCGCAGCGCCGCATTCTTGGCTTTGGGTATGGCTCGGGTGCAGCGCCGCGCGGTGCCGGTAGTGATGACGTCGGGCACTGCGGTGGCTAATTGTCTGCCTGCGGTGGTGGAGGCCCATTATTCGAACACGCCGATGCTGGTCGTGTCTGCGGATCGCCCGGCGCGTCTTGTTGGTACGGGTGCGAGCCAGACTATTAATCAGCAGGGGATTTTCGGGGAGTTTGCCCCCACGGTGCATCTTCCGGCTGGCGTCGGTGACGGGGAGGCGAAGCAGGCTACTTTGAAGGCTCTAGAACTGGGGGTCGCCCAGTTGAATGTTGCCTTGGAAGCGCCGTTGGTGGGCAAGGAGCTTCCGCTGAATCCAGAGCCGGTGAGTAAAGAGTTTGTGCGGCCTAGAAGGGTGGATCATGGCGAGGTTGCTCTGGATTTGAGCGAGAATACGCTGGTCATTGCCGGGGATGAGGCATGGGAGGTTCCTGGCTTGGAGGATGTTCCTACCATCGCTGAGCCGACGGCTCCTGCGCCGTATCACCCGGTACACCCGTTGGCGGCTGGGGTGTTTGCTCGTGAGCAGTTGTCTGCTGATGGCTATGTTGTGGATGCGAAACCGACGCAGGTGGTGGTGGTTGGTCATCCGACGTTGCATCGCGATGTCTTTGCGTTGATGAAGGATCCGAACATTCGGCTGGTGTGTCTTTCTCAGAGCAGCCAGGTCACGGACCCATATCATCGTGCTGACGCGGTGGGGACCACTGTGAAGGTGAGCGGTCAGTGTAGTGACCGGTGGTTGCGGTTGTGTGAGGCGGCATCGGACATGGCGGCGCAGGCGGTGCGCGACACATTGGAGGAAGATCACGGGTTTACAGGTTTGCACGTAGCGGCTGGGGTGGCGGATACGTTGGCGGTGGGTGATTCGCTGGTGCTGGGGGCATCGAATCCAGTGCGTGATGCGAGTTTTGTGGGCTTACCGTTTGATGGTGTGGATACGTATGCCCCTCGCGGGGCCGCGGGTATTGATGGCACGGTGGCCCAGGCGGTGGGGGTGGCATTGGCTACGCAGGCGCGTTGCCCTGATGAACCTCGCGCCCCTCGCATGGTCGCGTTGATGGGGGATGTGACGTTTCTTCATGATGCGGGTGGGCTTCTTGTCTGCGAGGGGAGTGCTCGCCCAGAGAATCTGACAATTGTGGTGGCCAACGATAATGGCTGCGGTATTTTTGAGGCTCTGGAGATGGGGGCACCAGATATGCGTCCTCAGTTTGAGCGACTATTCGGCACGCCTCATGGGGTGGAGTTGGGGGATGTAGCACGCGGGTATGGTGCTGATTTCCTTCAGGTGGATACGCTTCCAGCGCTTATCGACGCCCTGGTGGACACCGCCGAGCGCCCCTCACCGTCGGTGTTGGTGATTGAGGCTGTGACTACTCGTAGTACTCGGCGTGCGTTGCATGCGAGTATTGCCGATAAGGTGGCGATGTGAGAGTTCGGCGGAGGCTGCACCAGGTGGTGCTGGTGGTGTATGCGGTGTTGTTGTTGGCGTCGATAAGCATGGTTGCTGGACCGTTTTATAACGATTACCGCATTGCTCAGCACCCGGGGAGGGCGTTGGCGCATGTCACGGCAGTGGGGGCGAAGCGTACTGCGGTGGAATATCAGGATGGGGAGGGGATCTTTCATTCTCCTGCAGCAGGTGTGTTCTACCCCACTGGATTGGGGGAGGGGCAGCGTGTGTGGGTCACGTATTCCACGGAGGATCCCGATTTGGTGAAGGTGGAGAACCGTTCGTGGACCTTGGCTATTGTCCCTGCTCTGAGCGTTGCGGCTGTGAGTACCGTCGTGGCTGTCGTGTTGTGGTGGTTGGTGGGGTTTTTCTCTAGGAGAGCGGTGCGTAGACACAGGGCATAGAGTGTTAGCTACGTTGCGTAGGGGGAGGGGTTTGAGGAAGATGGACGCTATGCGAGTGGCGATCGTGGCGGAGTCCTTCCTTCCAAACATCAATGGAGTGACCAATTCCGTGCTGCGCGTGCTGGAGTATCTGCACGACAATGGGCATGAAGCGCTGGTTATTGCACCGGGTGCGCGGGATTTTGAGGAAGAAGTTGCGGAGTATCTGGGATTTGAGATTGTGCGGGTGCCTACCATCATGGTGCCGTTGATTAATTCGCTTCCCATTGGTGTTCCCATGCCGGCTGTGACGCAGGCTATTCGAAACTTCCGGCCTGATATTGTGCATTTGGCCTCGCCTTTTGTTTTGGGCGGTTCGGGGGCATTTGCTGCCAGGCAGCTGCGCATTCCGGCTATTGCGGTGTATCAAACTGACGTGGCGGGTTTTGCGCACAAGTATCACCTTGCCCCACTAGCTGCGGCGAGCTGGGAATGGACCCGGACAATTCATAATATGTGTCAGCGCACGCTCGCGCCGTCGTCAGTTGCTATGGCAGACCTGACGAAGCATGGAATTAACGAGGTGTTTCATTGGGGCAGGGGTGTGGATTCGGAGCGTTTCTCCCCAGATAAGCGTTCCACCGAGCTGCGTGAGGAGTGGGACCCCACCGGGCAGAAATGCATCGTGGGCTACGTGGGGAGGCTTGCCGCAGAAAAGGGGGTGCGCAGGCTTGCGGTGTTTGACCAGGATGAGCGCTACCAGGTGGTGATTGTGGGGGACGGGCCGCAGCGCAGCGAGCTGCAAGAACTGATGCCCAACGCTGTGTTCGCTGGGGCGCTGGATGGCGACGATCTCGCCCACGCCTACGCCAGCCTCGATGTGTTTGTGCACACCGGGGAGTATGAAACCTTCTGCCAGGCCATTCAGGAGGCGCTTGCCTCGGGCGTGCCCGCCATTGGGCCTCATGCGGGTGGTCCGATCGACCTGATCACCAGTGGAGTGGATGGTTACCTGCTGGACGTAGAGACGTTTGAGCAGGAACTCGTGGAGACAGTGGAGATGATCACCGAACCCTCACGCCACAGCGCGATGCGTGTCGCCGCCAGGGAGGGCGTGCGTCATAAAACCTGGCACGCCCTGTGTGGGCAGCTGATGACCCACTACAACGATGTTATTGACCGCAGCCACCGCATCCCCCTCACCTTCTTCGGACCGATGCCGGAATTGCCCCTGTGGGCAGCCAAGGCACTCGGCGCGCGGAGCGCTTAAACCACACAGCACCTCATCTGCATCCCGCCAAGCCCGCTCCGTGTTGTACGCTCAATCCTGTGGCAAAAGCATCCCTGGATAAAAACCCTTTTGATGTCGCCCGCATGTTTGACGGGGTGGGCGAGAAATACGACATCACCAACACTATTTTGTCCTTCGGGCAGGACCGCGCGTGGCGCCGCCGCACACGTCAGCGCCTCAACCCCCAACCCGGTGAGCGCATTCTTGACCTCGCGGCAGGAACCGCAGTGTCCACCGAGGAGCTCAGCACGTCGGGAGCGTGGGTGGTTGCCTGTGATTTCTCCCAAGGCATGCTTGCCGCCGGTATCCACCGTGACGTGTCAAAGGTAGTGGGCGATGGCATGCATTTGCCCTTTGCAGATGCCAGCTTTGACGCTGTGACCATCAGCTTCGGGCTGCGCAATATCCATGATTTTCGCGCCGGGTTGCGGGAGCTTGCGCGGGTCACCAAGCCGGGGGGTCGGCTGACGATTGCGGAGTTTTCCACCCCCACGTTCCCCGTGTTTGGAGTTGTGTACAAGGAGTATTTGATGCGCGCGTTGCCGCTGGTGGCGCGGGTGGTGTCGTCGAATCCGGAAGCCTATGAGTACTTGGCGGAGTCGATTCGTGCGTGGCCGAATCAGGAGGAGTTGGCCCGCGCGGTGAATGAGTCGGGATGGGCCGACTGCGGCTGGCAGAACATGACCGGGGGTATTACCGCCTTGCATTCGGCTGTGAAGGCCCACTAGCCCAGGGGCAGACTCAGAGGGTGCTCTCCCACAGGGGGCGGTGGGAGAAGGCGCGTCGCGCGCGTCCCGCCGCATGCCATGTTCGGGCGACCAGGTCTCGGTCGGAGTCGGTGACCAGGTTGCCCATCAGTCGCACGGCGAGCGGCATGAGTATGCGGGATTGCGGCCCTCGGAAACCCACCGGCCCGACTGCACCAAGAAAGCGTGGGTAGGTGAGTACCCGCGCGAGCGTGCGGGCGAGCAGGAATGTGTCGCCATAAGCGCTGCGGAGGAGGTACGGCCAGAGCAGTGTGAGGTCTTTTGCGTCGTCGAGCATGCCGACGGCCATCCGAGCGGTTTCCAGGCCGTAATCAATGCCTTCACCGTTGAGGGGGTTGACGCAGGCGGCGGCGTCGCCAATGAGCGCCCAGTTGGGTCCAGAGACGTTGCTAACGGCACCTCCCATAGGCAGGAGGGCACTGGCCACGGAGGTCGTCTGCCCTAGCGACCAGGCGGCACGCTGCTGTGAGGCGTAGAGTTCCAGAAGTTTTTTGGTGTTGACTTTTGCCGGTCGCGCGTCGGTGGATAGTGCCCCGCAGCCGAGGTTGACGCTGCCGTTGCCAAGAGGGAAGATCCACCCGTAACCAGGTTGGATAACGCCGTCGCTGTCGCGTAGCTCCAGGTGGGAGTGAATCCAGGGATCGTGAGACAACGGGGTGGTGCAGTAGGAGCGGGCCGCGATGCCGTACACGTCCCCTTTGTGCCAGGTGCGGCCCAGTTTTTTGCCAAACGGTGAGCGCACGCCGTCGGCAATGATCACAAAACGGCAGGTTATTTGCTTCTCGACGCCCTGGTGCCGCACCGTCACCTCAGTGATTCTGCCGTGCTGCGTCTCGGGGGTGAGCGCGGTGGCGTTGTCCCACATCGTCACGGCTGGCTGCGCGTTTGCGTGGCGACGCAGCAGGTCATCAAGTTCGGTACGCGGCATGGCTGAGCCAGTAGTGCCAAACGGTGATGTCGGCCAGGGCGCAGTGACGGAGCCGCCGAAGCCGTGGAGTTTCAACCCACGTGACGTGTAGCGAGAGGCGATGTCGTGGGCGACACCCAGAGCGGCAAGTTCGTGCATGGCACGGGGAGTGAGACCATCGCCGCAGGTTTTGTCGCGGGGAAAGGTGGCGGCGTCGATAAGCAGCACGTCGTAGCCACGGTTGGCGGCGTGAAACGCTGCGGCGGAACCGGCGGGACCAGCGCCGACTATGAGGACGTCACAGGCTGTATATGGGGCTGCGGGTGGAGGAGTCACAGTGTTCATTGTTGTCTATTGGTACCGATTGTGTCGCAGACTAGGTGAAAAGTGGGCTACGGTAATACCCTAGCGAGGAAAACAACTGTAACCATGAATTGAGAGAAACGACGTATGAGCCACGGCGAGACTTCTACCACGCCGACTCCCCAGGTGGATCTAGGCGACCCACAGCTCACCGCCACAATCAACGACGGATTGAGCCAGGTCGAGCAGCTGCTGCGTGCTGAACTGTCTGGAGGCGAGGACTTTATTACCGATAAAGTCCAGCACTTGGCTGTCGCGGGCGGTAAACGATTCCGCCCCATGTTTGCCCTGCTTGCGTCGCAATTCGGGCCACATTGGCAGTCCGATAAGGTAGTGCAGGCGGCTGTGGTGGTGGAAATGATTCACCTGGCTACCCTGTACCACGATGATGTGATGGATGAGGCAGACAAGCGCCGGGGTGTGCCCAGCGCCAACGCCCGCTGGGATAATTCCATGGCGATTCTCGCTGGCGATTTTCTTCTTGCTCAGGCATCCCGGATCATGGCTGAGCTGGGGACGGATACAGTGTCGCATTTTGCGGATACCTTTGGCACCTTGGTCACGGGTCAGATGCGGGAAACCGTGGGGGCTGGCGACGGTGATCCGGTAGAGCACTACATGAACGTTATTCGTGAGAAAACCGGTGTGCTTATCGCCTCTGCTGGGTATTTAGGGTCGTTGCATGCCGGTGCTGATGCCGCGACTGTGGAGGCGCTGCGCCGCTATGGTTACGCCATCGGCATGGTGTTCCAAATCGTCGATGACATCATTGATATTTTCTCCGACGCGACGCAATCAGGGAAGACCCCAGGTACCGACCTGCGGGAAGGTGTGTTTACCCTCCCAGTTTTGTATGCGCTGGCCGAGGACAGTGCCGTCGGCGAACAGCTGCGTGCCTTGCTGACCGGACCACTCACTGAGGATGCTGAGGTGGAGCAGGCACTGGATTTGCTCGCGCAGTCCACGGGCAAGCAGAAAGCGCTTGACGACGTCCATCACTACCTCGCCGAGGCCGAAGCGCAGCTGGATCTCCTCCCGGACGGTAAGGCGACTCAGGCGCTACGCAGTTTGTCCGGTTTCACGGTTAGTCGCGTGGGCTAATCACGTTCCTATGCTGCGGATTTGCCTTTGTTATTGGTGTTCGTAGTAAAGTGTGTAACGCACCATGACGTGTGGTGCACGCCAGGTTGCCCGAGCGGCCAAAGGGAGCGGATTGTAAATCCGTCGCGCAAGCTACGTTGGTTCGAATCCATCACCTGGCACTCTTTTTGTTTCTTATATAAGACCCCGCCGGAGGCACTGCTTCCGGCGGGGTCTTTTTCTTGTTAAAAACACCATTGACCTGCTGATTTGTGTTAGGTAGTGGCTTCGGGTTAATCTTTGTGAGGCTTCAACGGCGCAGGACCTTATAGAAGGTGCTGATAATGACGAGGCTGTGCCCCCTTAGCTCAGTCGGCAGAGCGTTTCCATGGTAAGGAAAAGGTCGACAGTTCGATTCTGTCAGGGGGCTCTGTTGTTTTTCTCCGTTGTGCGGGGAAGAGCAACATAATTTGGCGGTGTAGCTCAGTGGTAGAGCAAACGACTCATAATCGTTGTGTCGCGAGTTCAATTCTCGCCATCGCTACTGAGATTTGTGATGAAATCTCTGGTTCACGCCATGGTTGGGTAGAACTGTTACGGAAGTTGGATCTGATAACTTTTCTGCTAATATGGTCCAGTGTTGTGCCAGCCCGGCGGTATTTCCGGATGTGGCGCGATGCGCATAGGGGCGTAGCTCAATTGGCAGAGCAGCGGTCTCCAAAACCGCAGGTTGCAGGTTCAAGTCCTGTCGCCCCTGCAAAACAACCTTCAACGTGATCTCAAGGAGCACTGTGACCGAGCACAAGAGACCGGATAATGCAGTAGCCACTGCACGCCCAACCGGTAAACGCCAGGTGACGGGGGCCGCCACAAACAGTGAGGCGTACAAGGCTAAGCAGGCCAGGGGTAAGGAATCCTCTGATGAACAGCACGGCGGCGGTGTTGCCGCGTTTTTCCCTGAAGTTGTGCAGGAGATGCGTAAAGTCATTTGGCCCACCGCGCGCCAGATGGTGGTATACACCAGTATCGTGTTTGCGTTTTTGATTATCGCCACCGCACTTGTTGCTGGTGTGGATTTCCTTGCAGGCATGGGAGTTGAGAAGGTGCTTACGCGCTGAGTAAACTAAAGTCCGCGCTTTTCCCGCCGAATCCGCCCAGGAATCGGCGGGTTGTTTTGTGAAACCAGGTAGCATGGTGAACATAGCGTGGTGAACAGGCTCAACATAGTCACATGGAGTAGAAAACATGAGTGAAGAAACCAGTTCTGAAGTTATTGAAGAAACCGCCGTCGTTGAGGAAGCTGCCGCAGCGTTGGGTGACACGGAGCTGTCCGAGGAAGAGGCGGCCCTGGCCGAATACAAAACCCGCCTGCGTACCTACATTCGCGAGCTGAAAAAACTCCCCGGCGACTGGTACATCATCCAGTGCTACTCCGGCTACGAAAATAAAGTGAAAACTAACCTGGATATGCGCGCCCAGACCTTGGAGGTGGAGGACTCCATCTACGACGTTGTGGTGCCCATTGAAGAGGTTGTGGAAATCCGCGAAGGTAAGCGCAAACTGGTGAAGCGTAAACTGCTCCCGGGGTACGTGTTGGTGCGCATGGACATCAACGATCGCTCCTGGTCTGTGGTGCGTGACACCCCCGGTGTGACTTCCTTTGTGGGAAACGAGGGGCATCCGACGCCGGTGAAGCACCGCGACGTCGCCAAGTTCCTTATGCCGCCAGAGACTGCTGCGGAAACCAGCGAGGCAGAGAAGGCTGTTGTTGCTGATGGGGAGAAGGTTGTGGCCAGCCCGACACCCAGCACCGCGAACACCATTGAGGTGGATTACCAGGTTGATGAAGTGGTGACCATCCTCACCGGGCCGTTTGCGTCCATTTCCGCCACCATTTCCGAGATTGATGCCCAGGGCGGGAAACTGACCGGAATGATTTCCTTCATGGGTCGTGAAATGCCGGTGGAGCTCACCTTCGATCAGGTGGAAAAAATCAACTAGGTATTCGTGAGGGTGTTCGTGTAGGATTGTCACTCGCGTGTTTTCACGCAGATACGACAATCATCCCCGGTGGCCGGGTTACACGAACATCCTCATTGTTGTGAGATAGTGGGGCCCGGCATCCGGACGGCGCTGGTTGGGGCACATCGAACCCGCCAGCCGCCGGTAACAAGGAAGCAGGTATATCGATGCCCCCGAAGAAGAAGGTCTCCGGCCTCATCAAACTGCAAATCCAGGCTGGTCAGGCTAACCCGGCTCCGCCGGTTGGCCCCGCCCTGGGTGCCCATGGTGTGAACATCATGGAATTCTGCAAGGCATACAACGCTGCTACTGAACAGCAGCGCGGCAATGTCATCCCGGTGGAAATCACCGTGTACGAAGACCGCTCCTTCACCTTCAAGCTGAAGACGCCTCCGGCAGCCAAGCTGCTGCTGAAGGCCGCTGGCCTGCAGAAAGGATCCGGCGTCCCCCACACCCAGAAAGTGGGCAAGGTGACCATGGATCAGGTCCGGGAAATCGCCCAGACCAAGATGGAAGACCTCAACGCTAACGATATCGACGCCGCTGCCAAGATCATTGCCGGTACCGCGCGTTCCATGGGTATCGAGGTTGAAGGCTAATCCAGTTCACTCATCGTGGAAGGGTCCTCGACTTTCGGCCCGTACCACACAATTCTTCTGACATAAGGAATTCACATGCGAAAGCGTTCTAAGGCTTACCGCGCTGCCGCCGAGAAAATCGACGCCGGCCGCATCTACAGCCCCCTTGAAGCAGCAAAGCTGGTCAAGGAAACCTCCACCACCAAGAACTTCGATGCCACCGTGGATGTTGCCATCCGCCTGGGCGTAGACCCCCGCAAAGCAGACCAGCTTGTGCGCGGCACCGTCTCCCTGCCCCACGGCACCGGTAAGACCGCTCGCGTTGTGGTCTTTGCCGTTGGCGAAAAGGCAACCGAAGCTGAGGCCGCAGGCGCTGACTTTGTTGGCTCCGACGACCTGATCGAGCGCATCCAAGGCGGCTGGACGGATTTCGACGCCGCGATTGCCACCCCAGACCAGATGGCTAAGGTTGGCCGCGTGGCCCGCGTGCTTGGCCCCCGCGGCCTCATGCCTAACCCGAAGACCGGCACTGTGACCACCGACGTGGCCAAGGCTGTGGCCGACATCAAGGGCGGTAAGATCACCTTCCGCGTGGACAAGGCATCCAACCTGCATGCAGTGCTGGGTAAGGTGTCCTTCGAGCCGGAGAAGCTTGCCGAAAACTACGGCGCCCTGATTGAGGAACTGCTTCGTCTGAAGCCGTCTTCCTCCAAGGGCACCTACCTGAAGAAAGTTACTTTTGCTGCTACCGCAGGCCCTGGCATCCCGGTTGATGCCACTGTGGTGAAGAACTTCGCTGGGTAGTTTTTCTTTTCTTCATACATAGCCCGCCTTTCCCTGTTGGGAGGGCGGGTTTTGTATGTATTTGTTACAGGTACTTTGTGCATTCTGCATAATACTTGGTGTCTGGGAGGGGAATGTGCCGGTGAGAGAGTTATGCTTAATGCATCTGATGCCTCGGGGGTAGTGCGGGGGAGTAGCTATTTCATACGGGGAAGAAAACACAATACGGCCAGGTATCGCTTGTAGTGCATAAACATAAAGTATGTTTAAACTAAGTAAATTCTTTGTTATATGTCTTTTTATTATGGATTTGCTTAAATTTTTCACATGTGCGGAACTAGGGTGATGGCTCTTTTACTGTCGTGCGGCATCCATGTGGTGCGTACAGGACGTGAATGACCACTTTCCCTTTCCCGTATTAGGGCGCCTGAGGCGTCCAGCGAGATTCTTATAAAGGACGTACGAGTGAGAAACACGCATAGGCTCATGCGGCTGCCGCTGACGGTGTTGGCTGCGGCGGGGCTTATCCTTGCGAGCACGCCTGACGTTGCCACAACTGTGGCGGCGCAGGCGCAAGTTGCGTCAGA from the Corynebacterium durum genome contains:
- the rplA gene encoding 50S ribosomal protein L1; its protein translation is MRKRSKAYRAAAEKIDAGRIYSPLEAAKLVKETSTTKNFDATVDVAIRLGVDPRKADQLVRGTVSLPHGTGKTARVVVFAVGEKATEAEAAGADFVGSDDLIERIQGGWTDFDAAIATPDQMAKVGRVARVLGPRGLMPNPKTGTVTTDVAKAVADIKGGKITFRVDKASNLHAVLGKVSFEPEKLAENYGALIEELLRLKPSSSKGTYLKKVTFAATAGPGIPVDATVVKNFAG
- a CDS encoding DUF3592 domain-containing protein, whose amino-acid sequence is MRVRRRLHQVVLVVYAVLLLASISMVAGPFYNDYRIAQHPGRALAHVTAVGAKRTAVEYQDGEGIFHSPAAGVFYPTGLGEGQRVWVTYSTEDPDLVKVENRSWTLAIVPALSVAAVSTVVAVVLWWLVGFFSRRAVRRHRA
- a CDS encoding glycosyltransferase family 4 protein produces the protein MRVAIVAESFLPNINGVTNSVLRVLEYLHDNGHEALVIAPGARDFEEEVAEYLGFEIVRVPTIMVPLINSLPIGVPMPAVTQAIRNFRPDIVHLASPFVLGGSGAFAARQLRIPAIAVYQTDVAGFAHKYHLAPLAAASWEWTRTIHNMCQRTLAPSSVAMADLTKHGINEVFHWGRGVDSERFSPDKRSTELREEWDPTGQKCIVGYVGRLAAEKGVRRLAVFDQDERYQVVIVGDGPQRSELQELMPNAVFAGALDGDDLAHAYASLDVFVHTGEYETFCQAIQEALASGVPAIGPHAGGPIDLITSGVDGYLLDVETFEQELVETVEMITEPSRHSAMRVAAREGVRHKTWHALCGQLMTHYNDVIDRSHRIPLTFFGPMPELPLWAAKALGARSA
- a CDS encoding geranylgeranyl reductase family protein — translated: MNTVTPPPAAPYTACDVLIVGAGPAGSAAAFHAANRGYDVLLIDAATFPRDKTCGDGLTPRAMHELAALGVAHDIASRYTSRGLKLHGFGGSVTAPWPTSPFGTTGSAMPRTELDDLLRRHANAQPAVTMWDNATALTPETQHGRITEVTVRHQGVEKQITCRFVIIADGVRSPFGKKLGRTWHKGDVYGIAARSYCTTPLSHDPWIHSHLELRDSDGVIQPGYGWIFPLGNGSVNLGCGALSTDARPAKVNTKKLLELYASQQRAAWSLGQTTSVASALLPMGGAVSNVSGPNWALIGDAAACVNPLNGEGIDYGLETARMAVGMLDDAKDLTLLWPYLLRSAYGDTFLLARTLARVLTYPRFLGAVGPVGFRGPQSRILMPLAVRLMGNLVTDSDRDLVARTWHAAGRARRAFSHRPLWESTL
- the nusG gene encoding transcription termination/antitermination protein NusG; its protein translation is MSEETSSEVIEETAVVEEAAAALGDTELSEEEAALAEYKTRLRTYIRELKKLPGDWYIIQCYSGYENKVKTNLDMRAQTLEVEDSIYDVVVPIEEVVEIREGKRKLVKRKLLPGYVLVRMDINDRSWSVVRDTPGVTSFVGNEGHPTPVKHRDVAKFLMPPETAAETSEAEKAVVADGEKVVASPTPSTANTIEVDYQVDEVVTILTGPFASISATISEIDAQGGKLTGMISFMGREMPVELTFDQVEKIN
- the rplK gene encoding 50S ribosomal protein L11, with product MPPKKKVSGLIKLQIQAGQANPAPPVGPALGAHGVNIMEFCKAYNAATEQQRGNVIPVEITVYEDRSFTFKLKTPPAAKLLLKAAGLQKGSGVPHTQKVGKVTMDQVREIAQTKMEDLNANDIDAAAKIIAGTARSMGIEVEG
- a CDS encoding polyprenyl synthetase family protein, which gives rise to MSHGETSTTPTPQVDLGDPQLTATINDGLSQVEQLLRAELSGGEDFITDKVQHLAVAGGKRFRPMFALLASQFGPHWQSDKVVQAAVVVEMIHLATLYHDDVMDEADKRRGVPSANARWDNSMAILAGDFLLAQASRIMAELGTDTVSHFADTFGTLVTGQMRETVGAGDGDPVEHYMNVIREKTGVLIASAGYLGSLHAGADAATVEALRRYGYAIGMVFQIVDDIIDIFSDATQSGKTPGTDLREGVFTLPVLYALAEDSAVGEQLRALLTGPLTEDAEVEQALDLLAQSTGKQKALDDVHHYLAEAEAQLDLLPDGKATQALRSLSGFTVSRVG
- a CDS encoding demethylmenaquinone methyltransferase; protein product: MAKASLDKNPFDVARMFDGVGEKYDITNTILSFGQDRAWRRRTRQRLNPQPGERILDLAAGTAVSTEELSTSGAWVVACDFSQGMLAAGIHRDVSKVVGDGMHLPFADASFDAVTISFGLRNIHDFRAGLRELARVTKPGGRLTIAEFSTPTFPVFGVVYKEYLMRALPLVARVVSSNPEAYEYLAESIRAWPNQEELARAVNESGWADCGWQNMTGGITALHSAVKAH
- the secE gene encoding preprotein translocase subunit SecE, yielding MTEHKRPDNAVATARPTGKRQVTGAATNSEAYKAKQARGKESSDEQHGGGVAAFFPEVVQEMRKVIWPTARQMVVYTSIVFAFLIIATALVAGVDFLAGMGVEKVLTR
- the menD gene encoding 2-succinyl-5-enolpyruvyl-6-hydroxy-3-cyclohexene-1-carboxylic-acid synthase gives rise to the protein MTPSQTSLQDSPRVAQVIAAELARHVTDVVVCPGSRNAPLSLALAARLDLRIHVRIDERSAAFLALGMARVQRRAVPVVMTSGTAVANCLPAVVEAHYSNTPMLVVSADRPARLVGTGASQTINQQGIFGEFAPTVHLPAGVGDGEAKQATLKALELGVAQLNVALEAPLVGKELPLNPEPVSKEFVRPRRVDHGEVALDLSENTLVIAGDEAWEVPGLEDVPTIAEPTAPAPYHPVHPLAAGVFAREQLSADGYVVDAKPTQVVVVGHPTLHRDVFALMKDPNIRLVCLSQSSQVTDPYHRADAVGTTVKVSGQCSDRWLRLCEAASDMAAQAVRDTLEEDHGFTGLHVAAGVADTLAVGDSLVLGASNPVRDASFVGLPFDGVDTYAPRGAAGIDGTVAQAVGVALATQARCPDEPRAPRMVALMGDVTFLHDAGGLLVCEGSARPENLTIVVANDNGCGIFEALEMGAPDMRPQFERLFGTPHGVELGDVARGYGADFLQVDTLPALIDALVDTAERPSPSVLVIEAVTTRSTRRALHASIADKVAM